The following coding sequences lie in one Corticium candelabrum chromosome 10, ooCorCand1.1, whole genome shotgun sequence genomic window:
- the LOC134186120 gene encoding uncharacterized protein LOC134186120: MVVCLAISNILFCTHYLLREVMLIEPVFRHNGSNSYAFEDNDTGMCTAINFLTYASCISLSSTSVAIALHTFLSLCGAAWRKTLSVTILLTGWFVSLAVATFTTYELGKNGDEFSLKEMSVEEFSLTIIFGCVGGRRLLIFPVVVTAVNALCATFCCMLYVATFCKIREITKSWRTYTTSGSDRRSHVILLIRLVVMVVLNLIWWWPACVLYWLSYFSNRSQLLEDSDLKIVEFSLISTVVVSVLNPIIYTVASEPFTRSVKRFLACFDETDTTNEMTSVTSDDNKPDKSISLVSTTRGQCS, translated from the coding sequence ATGGTCGTCTGCCTTGCCATCTCAAACATTCTCTTCTGCACTCACTACCTACTACGCGAAGTCATGCTCATCGAACCCGTCTTCAGACacaacggcagcaacagctACGCTTTCGAGGATAACGACACTGGCATGTGTACGGCCATCAACTTCCTCACGTACGCGTCGTGCATCAGCCTATCGTCGACATCAGTTGCCATCGCGTTGCACACGTTCCTGTCCCTGTGCGGAGCAGCATGGAGAAAGACTCTGTCCGTCACTATTTTGCTAACCGGCTGGTTTGTCTCGCTGGCCGTGGCCACGTTTACTACGTACGAGCTGGGCAAAAACGGAGATGAATTCTCGTTGAAAGAAATGTCGGTCGAGGAGTTCTCTCTCACAATCATTTTCGGTTGTGTCGGCGGAAGACGGTTGCTGATCTTTCCGGTCGTCGTAACTGCCGTCAACGCCCTCTGCGCGACGTTTTGCTGTATGCTGTACGTCGCGACGTTCTGCAAGATCAGAGAGATCACGAAGTCGTGGAGAACGTACACGACAAGCGGCAGTGACagaagaagtcacgtgatcttgCTGATTCGGTTGGTAGTCATGGTCGTTCTCAATCTGATCTGGTGGTGGCCAGCCTGTGTTCTCTACTGGCTTTCCTACTTCTCGAACAGATCTCAGCTTTTGGAAGATTCTGACCTCAAAATAGTTGAgttttcattgatatcaacggTCGTTGTAAGTGTTTTGAATCCCATTATCTACACGGTCGCATCGGAACCTTTCACTAGATCGGTGAAGCGGTTCCTTGCATGTTTCGACGAAACCGACACGACCAACGAAATGACCTCGGTGACGTCGGATGACAACAAGCCAGACAAGAGCATTAGTCTAGTGTCTACAACCCGAGGACAATGCAGTTAA
- the LOC134185270 gene encoding neuropeptide Y receptor type 4-2-like, whose translation MVNISENGSLTHLPGEKSVSFHVSVWMLSLLGIIGNTLVVIWRCSRRKASRFHLVSLLIVNLAFSDILFCTQFVLREVMLARVIFHRRDNVSYPFTETDSTMCITSFFLVCLSCNCIVLTTVAIALHTFLSVDERRWTKPIVVSVVAAGWIFSLILSGVASQYLAREMNVYYSVADKSAETFSLIVIFGCLGDNVRIFPVIITLLTVISSMICCFLYIGFCINFRRLSNRLGGNRMREGHAKSFIALQIRFAVVVVLNLVCWVPPCGFYWDSYFNNRNVFRGTFDPEAPEPAFIFVIIVSAANPIIYTVSCGPCTQLFKRLFNFTRRSENEEQQLLMH comes from the coding sequence ATGGTGAATATTAGCGAAAACGGTAGTCTGACACATCTACCAGGTGAGAAATCAGTGTCTTTCCACGTCAGTGTATGGATGTTATCCCTTCTGGGAATTATCGGCAACACTCTAGTTGTCATCTGGCGTTGTTCTCGGCGGAAAGCCTCGCGCTTTCATCTCGTGTCTCTCTTGATTGTTAATCTCGCATTTTCGGACATCCTATTTTGCACTCAGTTTGTGCTGCGAGAGGTGATGCTCGCCCGCGTTATCTTTCATCGCCGCGACAACGTCAGTTACCCATTTACCGAAACAGATTCCACGATGTGTATTACAAGTTTTTTTCTCGTGTGTCTCTCTTGCAACTGCATCGTCCTAACGACTGTAGCAATCGCGCTGCACACGTTCTTGTCCGTTGACGAAAGGCGTTGGACGAAACCGATAGTTGTGTCGGTCGTGGCTGCAGGTTGGATATTTTCGTTGATCTTGTCGGGTGTGGCTAGTCAATACTTGGCTAGAGAAATGAACGTTTACTACTCAGTAGCAGACAAATCTGCGGAAACTTTTTCTTTGATTGTCATCTTTGGATGTCTTGGGGACAATGTAAGGATTTTCCCGGTCATCATTACTCTCTTGACTGTGATATCTTCTATGATATGCTGCTTTCTATACATCGGATTCTGCATTAATTTTCGGCGATTAAGCAACAGATTGGGAGGTAATAGAATGCGAGAAGGACACGCGAAAAGTTTCATCGCCTTGCAGATCCGCTTTGCTGTCGTCGTTGTGCTCAACTTAGTGTGCTGGGTGCCTCCTTGTGGTTTCTACTGGGATTCTTACTTCAACAATCGCAACGTGTTTAGAGGAACTTTTGATCCTGAAGCACCAGAGCCtgctttcatttttgttattattgtgaGCGCTGCTAATCCAATAATTTACACTGTGTCGTGTGGTCCGTGCACGCAGTTATTCAAGCGTTTGTTCAATTTCACTCGTCGTTCTGAAAACGAAGAACAGCAGCTGCTAATGCACTAG